Below is a genomic region from Anoxybacillus flavithermus.
TACAGGAAAAAGGGTATAACCCGATTAACCAAATTGTCGGCTACTTATTGTCTGGTGATCCAGCTTACATCCCTCGTCATAAAGATGCCAGAAACATGATTCGCAAAGTCGATCGCGACGAATTAATTGAAGAATTAGTGAAATTCTATTTACGAACACATCGTGAGGAATAGACACATGCGCATTTTAGGATTAGACTTTGGAACGAAAACGCTTGGCGTTGCCGTAAGCGACGAATTAGGATGGACCGCTCAAGGCATCGAGACGATTCGCATCGATGAAGAACATGGTGAATATGGTTTTGACCGTTTGCGGCAATTGATCGAGCAATATGCGGTCGAAGAAATCGTTGTCGGGTTTCCGAAAAATATGAATGGCACAATTGGACCGCGCGGCGAGGCGACACAACGCTTTGCCGAACAAGTGAAACAAACGTTTTCACTTCCTGTCGTCTTGTGGGATGAAAGACTGTCCACCATGGCGGCAGAACGAATGTTAATCGCTGCGGACGTTAGTCGAAAAAAACGCAAAAAAGTGATCGACAAAATGGCTGCGGTGATGATTTTACAATCTTATTTGGACCATAAACA
It encodes:
- a CDS encoding Holliday junction resolvase RuvX, yielding MRILGLDFGTKTLGVAVSDELGWTAQGIETIRIDEEHGEYGFDRLRQLIEQYAVEEIVVGFPKNMNGTIGPRGEATQRFAEQVKQTFSLPVVLWDERLSTMAAERMLIAADVSRKKRKKVIDKMAAVMILQSYLDHKQLR